Proteins encoded in a region of the Brevefilum fermentans genome:
- a CDS encoding alpha/beta fold hydrolase produces the protein MKINVNDITLGFDLLGRNSPPLLLLHGFGLNRSIWLDLVENHLGNQQVIMPDLRGHGESYAPPGPYAMTLFARDIAVLLETLYVDRAIVCGHSMGGYVALAFAEQFPEKLTGLGLITTNSAADTPEKRAGRRALIDEAQACGSLAVADNLAPRLSTNLDVINKAHTMIRRCDPTGLIGSLQGMADRADKTALLQRIRVPALVVAGEEDQITDFQESQVMAESLPEGAFFGMPKVGHMPMFEDPAGLGQALSELVERVEAFNVD, from the coding sequence ATGAAAATTAATGTCAATGATATCACGCTGGGTTTTGATCTCTTGGGTAGGAACTCACCCCCCTTGCTCTTATTGCACGGTTTTGGACTGAACCGCTCAATTTGGCTTGACCTGGTTGAAAACCACCTGGGTAACCAACAGGTGATCATGCCTGACCTGCGCGGGCACGGGGAGAGTTATGCTCCACCCGGACCGTATGCGATGACATTATTCGCCCGCGACATTGCAGTTTTGTTAGAAACTCTGTATGTTGACCGGGCGATTGTATGCGGGCATTCGATGGGCGGTTATGTCGCCCTGGCCTTTGCCGAGCAATTCCCCGAAAAATTGACTGGTTTGGGATTGATCACAACCAACTCCGCGGCAGACACACCTGAAAAACGCGCCGGAAGGCGGGCCTTGATTGATGAAGCTCAGGCATGCGGGTCGCTTGCGGTAGCGGATAACCTGGCGCCCAGGCTTTCGACCAACCTTGATGTGATCAATAAAGCCCACACAATGATCCGTCGGTGTGACCCGACCGGTCTGATTGGCTCGCTGCAGGGAATGGCTGACCGTGCGGATAAAACGGCGTTATTACAGCGGATACGGGTACCAGCACTGGTTGTGGCAGGTGAGGAAGATCAGATCACTGATTTCCAGGAATCCCAGGTCATGGCTGAATCTCTGCCTGAGGGAGCGTTTTTTGGAATGCCGAAGGTTGGCCATATGCCGATGTTTGAGGACCCGGCAGGGTTGGGACAAGCCCTCAGCGAGCTGGTTGAGCGTGTTGAGGCATTTAACGTTGATTGA